Part of the Benincasa hispida cultivar B227 chromosome 12, ASM972705v1, whole genome shotgun sequence genome is shown below.
TATTTATACTATATGTGTAGAAAATCTTCTTTAAATTGGCACATCCAAAGTTCCAAACCAACCATCATCAATTTTTTGGGTCTTTTTTGTTGGAATACCAATCGGATGAATACCATGACTATTATTTGGTAAGTAATCTTTCAAATTGATTTGGAGATATTGTAATAGGAAAATCGAAAAGAGTCCGTGACAAGGAGAGAATCAGAGATTGAACTGAGATTTGAATTAAGaacaatataaaataataatcaatcTTGATTTTTGTTGTAATAAGAATATTTCCACCTTTCACAAATAACACTCAAAGGAGTACTATTTGTGAAAGGTGGAAAACTCTGAGTGTTATTTGTGTCAGTTACCCTCAAAAAATAGGATGTAGAgtgagaataaaaaatttaaaaacgaaTATTTGCTAAAGctagaaaaagttttttttttttttcgaaaaatgTTTGAGAATAgggaaaaaaacatattttgacaaagtaaaatatcattttggctCAATATTTTAGGTTACATGTACAAAATACCCAATTAGATCTCTCAATTAATAGGTACATCAAATTTGTTGGccttttatatttatatctacGAGTAAAGTCAAGTCCATAAGAAATCCACGCGATAATGATCACGCACGAGATCCGAAGGCCAACAAATATAATTAGttaaaaacatgtatttttaaACCTAGCCAAGAATTATCTACGAGACTTCTTCCATCCAGCACCCTTCTTGATTGCTTGATTAGTGTTGCATGGGCTACAATGTTTATCGATTatgtaattaaataataagaaagTAATATTAAACAAATGTTGTCGTAATACAAATCTTTCATATGATGATAGTGGAAATCAAACCCACATTGTTAGCTTGAAAGACTAGGAGTAATAGTTGGCGTTGATTTATCATTTTCAAGGTCTCTATTGACTATTTATCTCCTCCTCGACGGtttaaaatattacatcatCGAGTAAAAAGTTAGATCTTTGAATCTCATCcccattttttttatgaaaaccttaaAAGTTTCATTAATACATTAAATAAATGCTCACAATGATCGTATATGAATGAAAACTATTTATCTAGAACCTATCACCTCCCTCTTTCATTAGGCCTCTTTCCTCTATTATAATATATGACCACCTAACACTTCctcaattttttaaagttattttgagtTGAAAAAGAAccaatttgaaaacaactcatattgatatcctcatttttttccATTCAATACTCTATAAATTTGGTAGTACACATgattttttgctttttcttcCCAATGATTGTCTCTCTTTTTGTATATCAAATCCAAGTATattaattcatattcaactactAACGTACAACCTTTAAGTTCTAAGATCACGTTTTGTGTATCAAATCCAAGTTATTCCATTATTCTCCtttcttgtttgttttgttttgttttgttttgttttttttttttgaaaacttcTTGTTATATACTATATAACTTGATTGGAGGAGGTAGTTTTAGGAGAGAAGAAACAGAAGAAAGAGGTAAAAAGGGGTGTAGAGAATCGGTTTTTATCCATATGTTGACaataagagattttttttttaaggtttaaattgccATTGCCAATATTGCTCCAACCCTCTGGGATATTAGACTTAAAAAATCAGGTGAAACTATAAAATATACCTTTTAATACTCAGAACGGGTTCCTTTTCACTTAcctgaattaaaaaataaaaataataataaaaaaaattctacacAAAAACAAGAAGACATTCATTGATGTCTGATGGCTCATTAACCTTCAACTATAACTTAATTCAAAATTCGGCctatttggattgatttgagaaaaaatgtttttcaaaaaattcatttttatttaaacacttttgataacaACTGAtcatatatttgaaaagttattttgaatgaTTGCCAAACACTCATATTTCtctcaaaatgacttattttttaaattaaacacttgaaaatgtattccagaTACACCTTAAATAGATCCAAATAGATCTAACGAAAGCAAATATAATAGATCCAACGAAAGCAAATATAAGGGGAAAATTTCCCAGAAGTTAAAGATCCTATCGCACTAACAAGATGGACCAGGAGACAtaattatcattgtctatcattttATTTGCAGTTTGGTATATatttttccatttccatttccatgGAGGAGGAAGAATCTCCCAGGATAATGCAGGGATGGGGGAAGCCTGTTTCTGACAATGAATATCACTGTGTAGTATTTTCTTATAGAAGAAAGCTCTAATCATCCATATGTTTCAGAAAGAGCATCTAAAATTAAAGTAAAATGATGGGAAGAGATGGTAAGTTATCTGGAAGGTCTGCTCGACAACGAAGTCACCATCTACAATCAGTGATGGTCTCCTCCCCCATCAAGACCCAGTGTAGCCAGAGCCCTGCAAAAAATGGCAGCATTTGAAGATTACAAATATGATCTAAAACTAAAGTAAGTCTGCTGCAAGGTTACAAGGTCATAGATGTGAATGAGTAATGAAATCTCTGCTGCAAATTGCAATTGTAACGATTGAAACAGAGAGTGCAATATGAAGATGGTCTTCATAGTGAATGTAAGATGTGTTATACAGCTTCCACAGTTCATcagaaattgaaattcaaaaccTTTCCAAGAACTAAATGTTAGACACACTCCACAACAGTTTGACAATCTTACTTTCAAggattgaaaattttggttCTGTTCTTAATAGGTTTCAAATCTGCCGAAATCATCCCTATAAGTATATATCATCAGGTGGTGACAATTTTTAAGGAAGCGGTTTCTAAAATCTGCCAACTAACACAACAAAGATGTTTGAAGTTTAGAATGGTTGActtcaagaacaaaagaaaCCCCTGTTATTTACTTTCTGAAACCAAGAACTTGAAGGTCATTAAACTTCACACGGAAATTGATTTGGGTTCAGGTTTAATATAGCTCAATGTGAGCTTGATGTAAAGACTGGGCAAAAAAGCTGAGATGAACGTGACACTATAATCTACAGCCAACGGATATGTTTGTTCACTACTCGGTAGTAAGTAGCGTGCAATGAAACGGGATGCATTGAATTCCCAACGCATTCGCCCTCATGGGGTAAACAGGATATTAGGACAAAACTATCAATCCAAGATCCTGCAAGTAAATTACAATGTTCATGCTTCCACATCTTTTATGAAGCTGAAACCAGTGAAGTAAAATAGGATGAAGATCATGTCACTTGTAAAATATCCAAAATACAGCCACATAATTAGATGGTCTTAATTAGGTTTCCAGGAAAGAAAGGCTACATGCAATAACGGCGATTAAAAATGCTATGAGACAATACATGACAAGACTTGATTAtgcatttttataaaaaagttaACCAAGTATATGCTTTTCATTGAAAAACGTCCAATGGATCTCAGACGATAACTCATTTTGAACAGACTCGTAACAACCAATGAATAGGGTTCTAGTTGTTTTGTGCAAGAGGTTGATTATTTGGTAACATATAGATGAAAGAAATTCAACCTTCTTATGGTTTTTGCCGAAACAAAATTAAGTTCCTCAGGTTCCATTAGCTTTTGGAAGTCTGGGTAGCGTGGAGGTTTGAAGGCAACACTAAAGTTTTGTGGAACTGTGCGGTAGGAGAAATTGGAAGGAAAAAGGGTTTCATTGGGAAATTTTTGCGGTAATGTACGGCTAACTTCCTCATGGTGGTGCTTTCACAAAGTTCTTTTCTAATTAGAGCCTCTCCATAATTTTTTGCAATTGAAGACTCTCCTTTTATGGTCCTTTTGGGAGAGAGTTTTCTCTACCCAGCCCCTAGGCTGTTCTCTTGGGTTCTTTTAGTTATGATGATGTTCAAGttcctttcctcttcttcttcttcctttttttttttttttttttttttattttattttaaatgaaagttATTTAAGAGATAAAGATATAACATATTCTCCCAGATATAGGACCAGAATACATCATATACCAATGTCAGGGTTCATTAAAACAATCAAATATGCCCTGTTAGGTAAATCATgactgaattttttttttaaaaaaaaaaattgggtaaAGTTAGCAACATTAGGTAAATTGAGCACATACTAGAGCTGAACACCATGCatacaataaaatttaattacttAGAAGCTAGGAGAACAGAACATCAGTGCTTCAAACCTAGTTTAATTGCTCACCAGAAACCAATTACTTGGGGTATGTTAACCGAGCCCCTGAAACTTGCTTGCATAGCTTCCCactgaaaaataaattaactaacTTGAAGAGTGGACTCAAGAATGAAGCGAATTTACATCATGTAAAACGGCTAAAAAAAAAGGAGTAAACCCTTCAGTAGATCAAAACATGAAACAAGGTgctaaataatattaataataaatgacaaagaagagatacaCACAAGGGAAACAAacgagaagaaaaaaaactcgCCATGATTAGtcgtcttcttccttcttcttttctggtGGTAATTTTAGATTCTTAATCTTAATGAATATAAAACCTATCCaaagaattttaataataaatgacaACTGCACCAGGATGAACAAGTTACAACGTAAGTTTACATAAACTCTACATCATGACACACAAAGCGAATTCATCATCTTCAATGGATGTCATAAATGGCGAAAAGAGACGATAGTATGAATTACCAAATGAGAACGGTATGAATTTATATATGAGCTCAGAAATAAAACAGAACAAGTAAAGACTAATTAAAATCTAAATCAATACAATCCAGACCTTCAAATCCCTATCATTACCAACATCGACGACATTATTCAGAGTTCAGCATCTATACTTTTCAACAAGAAAAGTGTAAATGATCGAATTTTGAGCATCTAACTCGAGTTTTTGGTCTTGAGGAATTGGTTATAATTCCATGAAGAAAGGAGTAAATGTACAAGAAAAGAAACAGCATCAACTATGAGTCCAAGATGCAAGTATAGCTGCagaattagtttcttttaaCAATTAGTCCAGAACTTCAATCTATGTGCAGGACCTATGATGGACTCTGCAAGTACTTATACCTGATTTCTGTCAGCACTCAGCAGGTGTTGATCTAATCAACTTattactatttttcttttttgaaaaatcaatatCCAATAGGGAACATGATAGATTTTGATTTAACAAACTGAAATAAGATAGTCTTCCTCTACCGTAATCCCACCTCCCATAAAATTGTTAATAAAGATTATCTAATAACCGCAATGTTAGACAGGGGAAGAAATTTATTCTCAATTCCGAACTAAGTTGGATACTACAGTTCATAAAATGTTTCATAGATGCcaccgggacttgaacaaatgaTATCTAAATCCAGATACACCCTTTTCCTTCATCATTATCTTTTTAGTTTTGGGGTTTTGCTAGGGAGAAGGAGATCGTGATAATTTCAGCAGAGCAATACCCAATTCCAGAATTAAGAACAGAGAGCGAAAGAGCTCAAGCCATTGAATGATTAGagcaaaaaaaaacaaataaaaaacgaaCTCACTTCTTATGCCGCCGCCCGCGCTTAGTCCCCCAGCCTTCAAGCTTCGCGATGGGGCAGCCACAGCGTGCCCGGAAGAGCAGAACAGCTCGGCCATTAGGTGGTGCCATCTTCCTCAGCTCAGACCTCAAGCACTCATAATCCGGGTTGGCCTCACTACCTCCCTTCCACGGCAATTTATCAATCTCCTTCGACCCACTCTTCACACACTCCTCCGTTTGCAATTGCAGATCAAACTCCATAGCTTTTTTCAACCCTTTACATCCCGGCTTAGCACATTTCCTCGATCTAGCGCCACAACAAATCTCAAACACACCAATAGTCACACAAAAGAACAACAAAAACGCAGCAATAAACGGAAACGGAAATTGAGGAAGCTGCGGGGCGGAATGCGACAAGAGAATCGACAAAGAGTTGAAAATGTAAGAGAAATATGACGTTACAAGAAAGGTACCAGAAAATAGAACGAGAATGAGGATAAGAAGGTCGAGGGTTGCCGATGGTGAGTGTTTACAGAGAAAAGAATTGCTAGGGCTAGGGTTTGTTGAAGTTTTGGATTTGGAAATTGACGACGATGAAGTGAGAATTGAGGACGGAGGCATGGCGGTGGTCGGAACCAGAAGATTGCGCATGTTATAGAGAGAGCCCAGTGGGAGCTTCGCAATAATGGAGTTCAAAATTAGGGCAAAATTAGGGATCTGACAGTAAAAATGGGATTTGAGAGAAAGGAAGattgatgatgaagaagaagaagaagaatggcgCACGTTAGCAAAGTGGTGGTGACGGACCGGCGATTGTGAGCCGTCTGATTGAGGATCTCACACGCGCCACGGACGAGAGTGGCTAAGAAAACAcaacatattatatatttataatttttcagattcttttttttttaataaaaaattaatttaattgtttttccgtttaaaagttgatgaaattaagtttaaaatgACGGTTGAGTTTACGAGCATTCACGTGATTAgcaaattaattaatgattcTTTAAAAAGAGAGTTAATGTAAATGAGGAAAgatatttatttgtattttaaaaaagtaatgGTGTTTATGGATAACCTTTTTAACTTCTTGAGAAACCGGTTGTTTGGTTATCATAATTCCATTTGTgactttttttttaccaaagTAATGGACCATTCGTATGGGTTAGCAACTAAGAGATCAGTAGGTTAGACATTTATCTCAATTTTGAAGATTTAATAGTTCGATCTCTctatacaaaagaaaaaatccgTTTGAGTTAAAAAAGTATACGAAGATGGCATGACTTAGATGATGATTGAGCTTGTTGATTTACAAAATTTTCCCCCTCTCAATGTTGCCCTCACCACTCCTCCCTGATCATTGTCGCACATTCCCAATAtgaaaagaagaaggctaaaTAGAAGGAAGTTGTCTCTCTTGAGATTTGAACTACAAGAGGGAGCTCGATGCCCCTTTACGTTCATGACGTTTTCCTTTTCGTTCAAGTTTGAACAGGATAAATTCTCATTCCATTCAGATATGAAAAGAGGAAGAAGCTTCTACTTAATTATCACTTACATTTTTATATCAATCAATGCGATATTGGGGGTTGTTTTGATAATTCTCCAGAAATATTTGAAGGCCGCAAAACTGTATTAACAACGAAGTCCAAACTTTTGCTAATGATATTCGAGCATTTCATCAAAGAGACATTGTTTTAAACTTCACTTTTTGTCCATGGAACTATAATGATATTGCTTACATTCTTGCGTGTAATGCACTACGGACCAACATCTTTGGTGTATAGCTTAAAAACCACCCCATGAATCGATATTGCTATGTCTAGTGAATTGATATCTCTTTAGTTTTTTTGTTCTTATTcatattactaaaaaaatgcaACATTTGACATGGACGATCGATCTGGCATCGACATGGACGAGCGACGACGAAATACATTAAGAAAAAGGAGGAAGACGACGGCAATAGTGAAGCTTGCCAATAAAAGGAGGACAAAGAGGTAAGGAAGATGAAGAGAAAGTGGGAGGgataattaaactatatttaaactaaaataattacgAATGATGGTTAAAGATGTATTTTCATTTTGGTTgtctttaaattatttttttcttaattttagtaaatttaattgGTAAAAAGTTGCATAAAATTCCGCCACCACCTCCAAATCCTAACAAATAAAGAACTTCTTCGTACCCACCCATCAAGGAAGATAATGTAATTTTAATCCAACTGAATTGTTACATCGACTTACCAAGGTaacccaaaatttcaaaatatctaACATGAATATGTATCtttaaaatcacttcaaaatatatttttaaccgattaaaattaatttaattttataattataaatataattttcatatcatcaaaataaattttggagaataaaaaCATTCTTTAgaacaattttaaaaacaaaaaaaaaagagattttaaccgttttaaaatcactccaaaacaTGCACCAATATTGCCTCACAATTCTAACATAATTTCAAACCAACAAAAATGGAagaactttatttatttaattttatattttctattcTCACCTAAGAGAGTTAGTGAGTTGGATTTAGTTGGGTTGAAGGATTTTTttaaacccaacccaattgtttggtttgttaatttcttcaattcaaatagtccttattaaaaaatgaacccaactcAGTTGAGTTGGGTTCGGTTAATCacgttatttatttaaatttatgttctaaaaagaagatattaatacaaaaatatctgatttaattattttcatatattgaattaagatttaaaCATAATTTCCAAAGTGctaaagaaattatttttagaGTTATTGGAGaataaactataaaaaaaaatgtatgtatatataattgtatcataagttatatatatatatatattttaaagttaataataagttcggaTTGATTTGGGTTATTATAGGTGAATCCatgaaccaatccaacccaCCTAATCCAACCAAAATGAGTTGATCCAATCCAAACCACATAAGTTGGATTGAGTTGAACGAATATTTCGGATTATCAGATTTTTTGAATATCTCTATTTTCAACCACCCAACAAGTGGCAAATACAACAaaagatgttttttttaatctaaaataaaagatagataAATAAAGCAAAAGGTGAAAGAGAAAGCTTATCCACTtagatattataaaataatattacttTGGCACGGAACATGCAagactctttttctttttaaataaaataaaatagtgattactattattattttagcaTCTAGAtgccaaaacaaacaaaatttgaagcaatttaaaGATGCCCAcaagttcaaaacagaaattACAAACAAAAACTTAACACTAACACAACTATGTAGGTCATTTTCCTTCCCACTAGGAGTTCATCAGTTGAATTTGATTGGgttgaaaaactttttaaacccaacccaattatttggattgtaaatttctttaaaacccttattaaaaaataaacttaaacaAACCCAaccataaaaaatatttaggttggattggttttatttaaaattttattctaaaaaaaagtaaaatgttaatacgtaaaattttgatttaattatttttatatattgaattaagattaacaactcaattttaatttgtataattaaaagtttcttttcaaaatgctaaaataactatttttatgagtttttttagggaaaaaaaacaacgaaattaaataaaattaaaattaatatatgtatatataattgtattatatgtaaaaaaaaaaattatattttaaagttaataataagttcgggtTGGTTCTAGCTGGTTTGGATTATTTTAGATAAACCCATgaaccgaaccaacccaacccaacccataaaattttcatttatttgaacccaacccaacccaaatgaatTGATAACCAAACTTAAACCACAcgagttgggttgagttgatcgattttttaaatcatcgaGTTTTTTTTGAGCACCCTTCCAACTCTAGAATAATTTTTTAGGGTCCTCTACATAGAAATTAAGATTCAACTATACAACACTCTTTTTATATACCTTTTTTTCCCCATAGAGATTTAGGTTGATGTTTTTCCTGTTGCTAGCAATTTATGTTATAGAAACATATACTAGTATGCCAAACATTTACTCAGAATGAAATGACAAACCTAAAAGAACTCACGATCAGGGAAAAGGAGAGGGGCGACGAGTGACCAAATATATAGACCAGCAGTGACCCACTCTGTGCAAATACGTACCCAAACCGATGTCCAGCCGACGTCTATGAGGTCCGAGCTCTCGTTCAGGCTAGTCCAGCCTGAAAGAAGCATGGCTGAGTACATGCTTGCAAGAGCAAATATCAGGTGGAAGAATGTATAGGAGTAACTGACAGGCTGTCCCTCTCCCTCAGTTTTTTTGTTCTTTCCATCCTCCAAATCTTCTGCTTCAAGAAGAGGTTTACTCCCACCTGACCAAACAATGAGACATTAGATGCCAATAATGCAGCaccctttttttccctttaaaaagATTAAGAGTTCAAAATATTCTCATCACCTTTCCTGTTTGTCATTGGTGAGGAAATTTATGTGAGCAGAAGAAATACAATATTCTACTTTAATGGATAGGAAATGGTGCAAGTTGGACAAAtaaataattggaaaaatatcaatttatacctttCAATTTCAACCCATCAATTGaaactctaaactaataattatatccatTTAAACCTTGGACTTTAattagtatatcaatttaaacccttaaTTACATTCtatttggaaaaacaaaatttacataAGCAAATCCATTTAGATTCTCAATTAAGATTTTCTTTGAACATTGTCTATACATCAATTCCAATTGTCCATTTTGTTATTCCGACGTTTGAAGAAGCCAACACAAGGGTAAGAATTAAATGCAttgatgattttcaaatataatcctAATTAAGGTTGTAAATTGATTCACATATAAtaatttagaag
Proteins encoded:
- the LOC120068534 gene encoding uncharacterized protein At5g19025-like isoform X2 — its product is MRNLLVPTTAMPPSSILTSSSSISKSKTSTNPSPSNSFLCKHSPSATLDLLILILVLFSGTFLVTSYFSYIFNSLSILLSHSAPQLPQFPFPFIAAFLLFFCVTIGVFEICCGARSRKCAKPGCKGLKKAMEFDLQLQTEECVKSGSKEIDKLPWKGGSEANPDYECLRSELRKMAPPNGRAVLLFRARCGCPIAKLEGWGTKRGRRHKKALATLGLDGGGDHH
- the LOC120068534 gene encoding uncharacterized protein At5g19025-like isoform X1, which translates into the protein MRNLLVPTTAMPPSSILTSSSSISKSKTSTNPSPSNSFLCKHSPSATLDLLILILVLFSGTFLVTSYFSYIFNSLSILLSHSAPQLPQFPFPFIAAFLLFFCVTIGVFEICCGARSRKCAKPGCKGLKKAMEFDLQLQTEECVKSGSKEIDKLPWKGGSEANPDYECLRSELRKMAPPNGRAVLLFRARCGCPIAKLEGWGTKRGRRHKNGKLCKQVSGARLTYPK